The proteins below come from a single Halostagnicola larsenii XH-48 genomic window:
- a CDS encoding ornithine cyclodeaminase family protein: protein MVRIFSHSDVAALLDLEDVLAVVATAFEKQYRGTVERPDRPHYPIGTDLDTGTPDESTGTALCMPAYIHGSPYAVTKLATVCPGNADRDRSTVNAQISLVDAETGRPAAYLEATRITNVRTGCIGGLAASQLADEDPIDLGVIGAGTQARWQTRAIDATTDLQSVRIYAPSDSKVRCATALEDELDVSAKAVSSPRAAVEGANVVVTATTSTEPVFPGDALAPGAIVIAVGAYAPEMRELDAETIARADRLFADVPDEAAETGDLSEHSDREVVEFGAVLAGDCGRESEDERLVFSSVGSAVLDAATAEYVYERGVDEGVGAVVSL from the coding sequence ATGGTCCGTATCTTCTCTCATTCGGATGTCGCCGCCCTCCTCGATCTCGAGGACGTGCTGGCGGTCGTCGCCACGGCGTTCGAAAAGCAATATCGGGGCACTGTTGAACGGCCGGACCGCCCACACTATCCCATTGGAACCGACCTCGATACCGGTACGCCCGACGAGTCCACCGGGACGGCACTCTGCATGCCGGCGTACATACACGGCTCACCCTACGCCGTCACGAAGCTCGCCACAGTTTGTCCCGGAAACGCCGACCGCGATCGGTCGACGGTCAACGCACAGATTTCGCTCGTCGACGCCGAAACCGGCCGCCCCGCTGCCTACCTCGAGGCGACGCGAATTACGAACGTTCGAACGGGCTGTATCGGCGGCCTCGCCGCGAGTCAACTCGCCGACGAAGACCCAATCGATCTCGGCGTGATCGGCGCCGGAACCCAGGCCCGCTGGCAAACTCGAGCGATCGACGCCACCACGGACCTTCAGTCGGTCCGGATCTACGCCCCCAGCGACTCGAAGGTCCGGTGTGCAACCGCGCTCGAGGACGAACTCGACGTTTCCGCGAAAGCCGTCTCGAGTCCGCGAGCGGCCGTCGAAGGGGCGAACGTCGTCGTCACCGCGACCACGAGCACGGAACCCGTCTTCCCCGGCGACGCACTGGCACCGGGAGCGATCGTCATCGCGGTCGGTGCGTACGCGCCCGAGATGCGCGAACTCGACGCGGAAACGATCGCTCGAGCGGACCGACTCTTTGCCGATGTCCCCGACGAGGCGGCCGAAACCGGTGACCTCTCCGAGCATTCAGACCGCGAGGTCGTCGAGTTCGGTGCCGTCCTTGCTGGCGATTGCGGTCGCGAGAGCGAAGACGAACGGCTCGTCTTCTCGAGCGTCGGGTCGGCCGTTCTGGATGCAGCGACAGCAGAATACGTCTACGAACGTGGCGTCGACGAAGGCGTCGGAGCGGTCGTATCGCTGTGA
- a CDS encoding asparagine synthase C-terminal domain-containing protein, with protein sequence MTIRGTDPATVRAAIEDRDPLPGTAGFAGAIDDRLVRDVLGRVPLFIEGAPNSLEAGEPEPDRPTRWAFDPTELRSPELVPAGSVSTSPDGRETERVWELPDPTPADDHDTALEALSRGIQNAVSTMETDNAAVAFSGGVDSALVAELLDAPLYVVGFPDSHDVEAARTAAAAMDRDLTVVELEPADLERAVPKVARATGRTNAMDVQIALGLYLVAERVAEDGFDRLAVGQGADELFGGYEKVVRLDHRVAAETVRGAVRESIATLPAQLPRDVCAITAAGVDPVAPLLHDDVVDAALGLPEGLLADDQMRKKGFRTVAADYVPREIAYRDKKAVQYGSLIARELDRLARQAGYKRRMDDHVTKYIESLLEESTLE encoded by the coding sequence ATGACGATCCGCGGAACCGACCCCGCGACCGTGCGAGCCGCCATCGAGGATCGAGACCCGCTTCCCGGAACCGCAGGATTCGCCGGCGCGATCGACGACCGCCTCGTCCGGGACGTGCTCGGACGCGTTCCGCTCTTCATCGAGGGAGCGCCGAACTCGCTCGAGGCCGGCGAGCCAGAACCGGATCGACCCACGCGGTGGGCGTTCGATCCGACCGAACTCCGTTCTCCCGAACTCGTTCCGGCCGGTTCCGTCAGCACGTCGCCTGATGGCCGGGAAACGGAACGCGTCTGGGAGCTTCCCGATCCGACCCCAGCGGACGATCACGACACCGCTCTCGAGGCCCTCTCGAGGGGGATCCAGAACGCGGTCTCGACCATGGAAACCGACAACGCGGCCGTCGCGTTCTCGGGCGGCGTCGATTCCGCGCTGGTCGCGGAACTGCTCGATGCCCCGCTGTACGTGGTCGGCTTTCCGGACAGCCACGACGTCGAAGCAGCCCGGACGGCAGCGGCGGCGATGGATCGGGACCTCACCGTCGTCGAACTCGAGCCGGCCGATCTCGAGCGCGCCGTCCCCAAAGTCGCTCGCGCGACCGGACGGACGAACGCGATGGACGTCCAGATCGCGCTCGGGCTGTATCTCGTCGCCGAGCGGGTCGCCGAAGACGGGTTCGACAGGCTCGCGGTCGGGCAAGGCGCCGACGAACTGTTCGGCGGCTACGAAAAGGTCGTCCGTCTCGATCACCGCGTTGCGGCCGAAACGGTTCGCGGAGCCGTGCGCGAAAGCATCGCGACGCTCCCGGCCCAGTTACCCCGCGACGTATGCGCGATCACCGCCGCGGGAGTCGATCCCGTCGCCCCACTGCTGCACGACGACGTCGTCGACGCGGCACTTGGACTCCCGGAGGGGCTCCTCGCCGACGACCAGATGCGAAAGAAGGGATTCAGGACCGTTGCCGCCGACTACGTCCCGCGAGAAATCGCCTACCGGGACAAAAAGGCCGTCCAGTACGGCAGTCTGATCGCCCGAGAACTCGACCGACTCGCGAGACAGGCCGGCTACAAACGTCGCATGGACGACCACGTCACGAAGTATATCGAATCGCTGCTCGAGGAGAGCACACTCGAGTAG
- a CDS encoding PAS domain-containing sensor histidine kinase: MASKSIPPIDRVTDAFFALDSGYRFTYINERAQALLKRSRGELIGRVMWDELPRTIETQFPDGFYRAMDEQIPVSFEVYHTRLETWFEARAYPSEDGLSVFMRDITERKDRETKLAQNAAVVESIRDGVVVLDNGNRIVAVNEAIEANFGIGRSELLGEHVESLPQLASIDDEHSLEIGQAIDDVSVGAAEFRELEIPFTDRHGNERITELRLVPIEDDRANIAGIIRDVTKQRTHEQIIESLHELTRWLFQSEDPDEICSIAVHAGSDLLELPISGVWLLDDTQGYLDPVAGTAKAHDEFGGLPRFRPGEGLVWDVYESGESEYYEDLTEVEDLYNPSTPIRSEIIAPIGTHGVLMTGSFEPNRFDETDVDLVSTLVENANVALDRAEQDQLLRKRTDQLEQQTQRLEAVANVLSNDLKEQIQTISDALEIDDEATDDSISVSDESVETTLVRTERLVDDVREFARNSRSVRTRSPIDFGTAIETAVARSELDGTALEVETVATLRADEDRFVRLLEIVFDDVAARCTGETTVKIGTIDKEEGGRGFFIADDAETGSSGPHDRLSDPTGSDDLALPGLGLVLARVIAEAHDWTVETTESGDGTRIEFHDITTLDVIKA, from the coding sequence ATGGCGAGTAAATCGATTCCTCCCATCGATCGCGTCACGGACGCGTTCTTCGCGCTCGACTCGGGCTACCGGTTCACGTACATCAACGAACGGGCCCAGGCGCTTCTCAAACGCTCCCGTGGCGAGCTGATCGGCCGCGTCATGTGGGACGAACTGCCGCGGACGATCGAGACCCAGTTCCCGGACGGATTCTATCGGGCGATGGACGAACAGATTCCCGTCTCCTTCGAGGTCTATCACACGCGTCTGGAAACGTGGTTCGAAGCCCGCGCGTACCCCTCCGAGGACGGGCTCTCCGTGTTCATGCGAGATATCACCGAACGGAAAGATCGGGAAACCAAACTCGCGCAGAACGCCGCCGTCGTCGAGTCGATTCGGGATGGGGTCGTCGTCCTCGACAACGGGAACCGGATCGTCGCGGTCAACGAAGCGATCGAAGCCAACTTCGGCATCGGCCGTTCGGAGTTGCTCGGCGAACACGTCGAATCGCTCCCCCAGTTAGCCTCGATCGACGACGAGCACAGCCTCGAGATCGGTCAGGCCATCGACGACGTCTCCGTCGGTGCCGCCGAATTCCGCGAACTCGAGATCCCATTTACCGATCGCCACGGGAACGAGCGCATCACCGAACTTCGATTGGTCCCGATCGAGGACGACCGAGCGAACATCGCGGGTATCATCCGCGACGTGACCAAACAGCGGACGCACGAGCAGATAATCGAGTCGCTGCACGAACTCACCCGCTGGCTGTTCCAGTCCGAAGACCCCGACGAGATCTGTTCGATCGCGGTCCACGCCGGCAGCGACCTCCTCGAGTTGCCGATCAGCGGCGTCTGGTTACTCGACGATACGCAGGGCTATCTGGATCCGGTCGCTGGAACGGCCAAGGCCCACGACGAATTCGGCGGTCTCCCGCGATTTCGGCCAGGAGAGGGGCTCGTCTGGGATGTCTACGAATCCGGCGAATCGGAGTATTACGAGGACCTGACCGAAGTCGAGGACCTGTACAACCCGTCGACGCCGATTCGGTCGGAGATCATTGCCCCCATCGGCACCCACGGCGTGCTCATGACCGGCTCGTTCGAACCGAACCGGTTCGACGAGACCGACGTCGATCTCGTTTCGACGCTCGTCGAGAACGCAAACGTCGCGCTCGACCGCGCCGAACAGGACCAACTCCTCCGCAAGCGGACGGATCAACTCGAGCAGCAGACCCAACGGCTCGAAGCCGTTGCGAACGTGCTGTCGAATGATCTCAAAGAGCAGATCCAGACGATTTCGGATGCGCTCGAGATCGACGATGAAGCAACTGACGACTCGATTTCGGTTTCGGACGAATCGGTCGAAACGACGCTCGTCCGGACCGAACGGCTGGTCGACGACGTTCGAGAGTTCGCCCGCAACTCCCGGAGCGTCCGGACCCGTTCCCCCATCGATTTCGGGACGGCCATCGAGACAGCCGTCGCGCGATCCGAGCTCGACGGAACGGCACTCGAGGTCGAGACCGTCGCGACGCTCAGAGCTGACGAAGATCGGTTCGTTCGGCTTCTCGAGATCGTCTTCGACGACGTAGCAGCCCGCTGTACGGGCGAGACGACCGTCAAGATCGGAACGATCGACAAAGAGGAGGGGGGCCGTGGGTTTTTCATCGCCGACGACGCCGAGACCGGCTCGAGCGGTCCGCACGATCGATTATCCGATCCGACCGGTTCGGACGATCTAGCGCTGCCCGGACTGGGGCTGGTGCTGGCTCGCGTGATCGCAGAAGCACACGACTGGACCGTCGAAACCACCGAGAGCGGAGACGGAACGCGGATCGAGTTCCACGATATCACGACTCTTGACGTAATCAAAGCGTAG
- the purL gene encoding phosphoribosylformylglycinamidine synthase subunit PurL — protein sequence MSLADSDRELVVEELGRDPTPAEAALFENLWSEHCAYRSSRPLLSAFESEGEQVVVGPGDDAAVVELPSHGDAGTNSDDRTERGGESEGESEGKDAGDSTYITMGIESHNHPSYVDPFDGAATGVGGIVRDTLSMGAYPIALADSLYFGEFDREHSQYLFDGVVEGISHYGNCIGVPTVAGSVDFHPEYEGNPLVNVACVGLLTEDRLVTAEAQQPGNKLVLVGNATGRDGLGGASFASEDLAEDAETEDRPAVQVGDPYAEKLLIEANEVLVEENLIESARDLGAAGLGGASSELVAKGGLGARIDLERVHQREPNMNALEILLAESQERMCYEVEPENVDRVTEIAERFDLGCSVIGEVTDGNYVCNFSGDTVVDVDASFLGDGAPMNDLPVEAPPRPSVDRPSVDLETAFEAVVSSPSTASKRWVYEQYDHEVGVRTSVPPGDDAAVMAIRECETGLAISSGAAPNWTAAAPLEGAKAIALENATNLAAKGATPLAAVDCLNGGNPEKPEVYGGFKRIVDGLAEMCSTLSIPVVGGNVSLYNDSVAGPIPPTPTLAVVGTKAGYDAPPLEAAPEGEVLLVGDLAMDSDSYRLGGSEYLAQSSGSDRFPTLPESPESFIEALAAVADDDATRAVHDVSHGGLAVALAEMASQDVGLEVEISSDDPSGALFHEQPGRALVQTTDPESVRDAFPDETPIVSIGTPTDEGVVRIETDERTLEVDATRVRKLRSTIERELE from the coding sequence ATGAGTCTTGCCGATTCGGACCGCGAACTCGTCGTCGAGGAACTGGGTCGCGATCCCACGCCGGCCGAGGCGGCGCTGTTCGAGAACCTCTGGAGTGAACACTGTGCGTATCGGTCCTCGAGACCGTTGCTGTCCGCGTTCGAGAGCGAGGGCGAACAGGTCGTCGTCGGTCCCGGAGACGACGCGGCGGTCGTCGAGCTGCCGTCACACGGCGATGCGGGGACGAACAGCGACGATAGAACCGAACGTGGGGGCGAGAGCGAAGGTGAAAGCGAGGGCAAAGACGCCGGCGACTCGACTTACATTACGATGGGAATCGAGAGTCACAACCACCCCTCCTACGTCGATCCGTTCGACGGCGCGGCGACCGGCGTCGGCGGAATCGTCCGCGATACGCTCTCGATGGGTGCGTACCCGATCGCGCTCGCCGACTCGCTTTACTTCGGCGAGTTCGACCGCGAACACTCCCAATATCTGTTCGACGGCGTGGTCGAGGGAATCAGCCACTACGGTAACTGCATCGGCGTCCCCACCGTCGCCGGCAGCGTCGATTTTCACCCAGAGTACGAGGGGAACCCGCTGGTCAACGTCGCCTGCGTCGGCCTGCTCACCGAGGACCGCCTCGTCACCGCGGAGGCCCAGCAGCCGGGTAACAAACTCGTCCTCGTCGGGAACGCGACCGGCCGGGACGGCCTCGGCGGCGCGAGTTTCGCGAGCGAGGATCTAGCTGAGGACGCAGAGACCGAGGACAGACCCGCCGTTCAGGTGGGCGATCCGTACGCCGAAAAGCTGCTCATCGAGGCCAACGAAGTCCTCGTCGAGGAGAATCTGATCGAATCAGCGCGGGATTTAGGTGCCGCCGGTCTCGGCGGCGCATCGAGCGAACTCGTCGCCAAGGGTGGCCTCGGCGCGCGGATCGACCTCGAGCGGGTGCACCAGCGCGAGCCGAACATGAACGCACTCGAGATCCTCCTCGCCGAATCTCAGGAACGAATGTGTTACGAGGTCGAACCGGAGAACGTCGACCGCGTGACCGAAATCGCCGAGCGATTCGACCTCGGCTGTTCGGTGATCGGCGAGGTCACCGACGGGAACTACGTCTGTAATTTCTCCGGAGACACCGTCGTCGACGTGGACGCCTCCTTCCTCGGGGACGGCGCGCCGATGAACGACCTCCCCGTCGAAGCGCCCCCACGACCGTCGGTCGACCGTCCATCGGTCGACCTCGAGACGGCGTTCGAAGCGGTCGTCTCGAGTCCGAGCACGGCGTCGAAACGGTGGGTTTACGAGCAGTACGACCACGAGGTCGGCGTTCGGACGAGCGTCCCGCCGGGCGACGACGCGGCGGTGATGGCCATCAGAGAGTGTGAAACTGGGCTCGCGATCTCATCGGGCGCTGCGCCGAACTGGACCGCCGCGGCCCCGCTCGAGGGGGCGAAGGCGATCGCCCTCGAGAACGCGACGAATCTCGCGGCCAAGGGCGCAACGCCGCTGGCTGCGGTCGACTGTCTCAACGGCGGAAACCCGGAGAAGCCAGAAGTGTACGGCGGCTTCAAACGGATCGTCGACGGCCTCGCAGAGATGTGTTCGACCCTTTCGATTCCCGTCGTGGGCGGGAACGTCTCGCTGTACAACGATTCGGTCGCCGGCCCGATTCCGCCGACACCGACGCTGGCGGTCGTCGGCACGAAAGCCGGCTACGACGCGCCGCCGCTCGAGGCCGCTCCCGAGGGAGAAGTGTTGCTCGTTGGCGACCTCGCGATGGATTCGGATTCGTACCGCCTCGGCGGCTCCGAGTATCTCGCCCAGTCCTCGGGAAGCGACCGGTTCCCGACGCTCCCCGAATCGCCGGAGTCGTTCATCGAAGCGCTTGCGGCCGTCGCCGACGACGACGCGACCCGCGCCGTCCACGACGTGAGCCACGGCGGACTCGCGGTAGCACTCGCCGAGATGGCGTCACAGGACGTCGGACTCGAGGTGGAGATCTCGAGCGACGATCCGTCGGGTGCGCTCTTTCACGAACAACCGGGTCGCGCATTGGTCCAGACAACAGATCCTGAAAGCGTTCGCGACGCGTTCCCCGACGAAACGCCGATCGTGTCGATCGGAACCCCAACCGACGAAGGGGTCGTCAGGATCGAAACCGACGAGCGGACGCTCGAGGTCGACGCGACGAGGGTTCGAAAGCTCCGCTCCACGATCGAACGAGAGCTCGAGTAA
- a CDS encoding Mrp/NBP35 family ATP-binding protein gives MSITEHELKIKLEGIEDPMIGEGIVSLGLVNDLSIEDGTANISLAFNAPYAPAEMDIGNEIREVLAEEGLEANLQGQVSGAMGFDDEVLPDVRNVIAVSSGKGGVGKTTVAANIAAGLEARGAMVGLLDADIHGPNVPRILPVESEPGVMPNEDLVPPRSDGVRVMSMGFMMEDEDDPAILRGPMVNKFMMKFLEGVEWGRLDYLIVDLPPGTGDASLNLLQSMPVNGAIVVTTPQEMALEDTRKGINMFQKHDTPIVGVVENMSSFICPSCDDEHELFGDQGKGVDKIVDDFDIPILNRIPMHPDFGADGGEGAVAKDEDSDVYEQIDELVGAAADRIGEINRRKVSDFRGEQTASAVPTETDE, from the coding sequence ATGAGTATTACAGAACACGAACTCAAGATCAAACTCGAGGGTATCGAGGATCCGATGATCGGCGAGGGGATCGTTTCGCTCGGTCTCGTCAACGACCTCTCGATCGAGGACGGAACCGCGAACATCTCGCTCGCTTTTAACGCGCCGTACGCCCCGGCGGAGATGGATATCGGCAACGAGATTCGGGAAGTCCTGGCCGAAGAGGGACTCGAGGCGAACCTGCAGGGTCAGGTCAGCGGCGCGATGGGGTTCGACGACGAAGTCTTACCGGATGTTCGAAACGTGATCGCCGTTTCCTCGGGGAAAGGCGGCGTCGGCAAGACGACGGTCGCGGCCAACATCGCCGCTGGACTCGAGGCCCGCGGCGCGATGGTCGGCCTGCTCGACGCGGACATTCACGGCCCGAACGTTCCGCGGATTTTACCGGTCGAGAGCGAACCGGGCGTAATGCCGAACGAGGACCTTGTGCCGCCCCGTTCGGACGGCGTTCGCGTCATGAGCATGGGATTCATGATGGAAGACGAGGACGACCCGGCGATTCTCCGCGGACCGATGGTCAACAAGTTCATGATGAAGTTCCTCGAGGGCGTCGAGTGGGGCCGTCTCGATTACCTCATCGTCGACCTGCCGCCGGGGACCGGCGACGCCTCGCTGAACCTGTTGCAGTCGATGCCGGTCAACGGAGCGATCGTCGTCACGACGCCACAGGAGATGGCACTCGAGGACACGCGGAAAGGAATCAACATGTTCCAGAAACACGACACGCCGATCGTCGGCGTCGTCGAGAACATGAGTTCGTTCATCTGTCCGAGTTGCGACGACGAACACGAACTGTTCGGCGATCAGGGTAAGGGAGTCGACAAAATCGTCGACGACTTCGACATCCCGATCCTCAACCGGATCCCGATGCACCCCGATTTCGGTGCAGACGGAGGAGAAGGAGCCGTCGCAAAAGACGAAGACAGCGACGTTTACGAACAGATCGACGAGCTCGTCGGTGCCGCCGCGGATCGGATCGGCGAGATAAACCGGCGCAAAGTATCCGACTTCCGCGGCGAACAGACCGCGAGCGCGGTACCAACCGAAACGGACGAGTAA
- a CDS encoding PHP domain-containing protein, with protein sequence MLSVELHTHSSLSYDGRDPVDLILEQAAAVDLDAIAITDHDELDASLEAARRAPEYDLVGIPGIEISSKAGHVLGLGVEEAVPPGLSYGETLEAIRSQGGIAVVPHPFQESRHGVMARITREELAEADAIEVYNSRLLTGRANRQAERFADDHDLPMTAGSDAHISEMVGQAVTRVDTDQRSVESILEAIGEGKTSVEGKRTPWHISFRQAAGGVTRRVRKGIGTLFQ encoded by the coding sequence GTGCTGTCGGTCGAACTTCACACCCACTCGTCGCTGTCGTACGACGGTCGAGACCCGGTCGACCTCATCCTCGAGCAGGCCGCCGCCGTCGACCTCGATGCGATCGCGATCACGGACCACGACGAACTCGACGCGAGCCTCGAGGCCGCCCGCCGAGCGCCGGAATACGACCTGGTCGGCATTCCAGGTATCGAAATCTCGAGCAAAGCGGGCCACGTCCTCGGGCTCGGCGTCGAGGAAGCCGTCCCGCCCGGACTCTCTTACGGCGAGACGCTCGAGGCGATTCGATCTCAGGGTGGAATCGCGGTCGTCCCCCACCCGTTTCAGGAATCGCGCCACGGAGTAATGGCGCGAATCACGCGCGAGGAACTCGCCGAAGCCGACGCGATCGAGGTCTACAACTCGCGGTTGCTGACGGGCCGCGCCAATCGACAGGCCGAACGGTTCGCCGACGACCACGACCTGCCGATGACCGCGGGGAGCGACGCCCACATCAGCGAGATGGTCGGGCAGGCGGTGACGCGCGTGGACACCGATCAGCGGTCGGTCGAGTCGATCCTCGAGGCGATCGGCGAGGGGAAGACCTCCGTCGAGGGCAAGCGGACCCCCTGGCACATCAGCTTTCGCCAGGCCGCGGGCGGCGTCACGCGTCGCGTGCGGAAAGGCATCGGTACACTCTTTCAATGA